One genomic segment of Desmodus rotundus isolate HL8 chromosome 5, HLdesRot8A.1, whole genome shotgun sequence includes these proteins:
- the FBXO48 gene encoding F-box only protein 48, whose protein sequence is MQNNAKRNNNSRVSDIELNSVDAEESQNKFFEQLPPEVTLCIFSWLDVQSLCRVSMTFRSWNQKIRANDSLWKPHCLALRAVCKREIDDDLKSGYSWRDILRRNYQKSKVKLEWLSGRYSNISSPINLPEKIMYPMDAETWGEILEAELKRCKNHKDLIVLRV, encoded by the exons ATGCAGAATAACGCAAAGAGGAACAATAATTCAAGAGTTTCTGACATAGAACTGAACTCTGTGGATGCTGAAGAGAGTCAAAATAAGTTTTTTGAACAGCTGCCTCCAGAAGttactttatgtattttcagCTGGCTGGACGTTCAGAGTTTATGCAGGGTTTCAATGACATTTAGGAGCTGGAATCAGAAAATAAGAGCCAATGACTCCTTATGGAAACCTCATTGCTTGGCTCTAAGAGCTGTGTGCAAAAGAGAAATAGATGATGATCTAAAAAGTGGTTATTCCTGGAGG GATATACTACGGAGGAATTACCAGAAGAGTAAAGTGAAGCTTGAATGGCTAAGTGGCAGATACAGCAACATATCTTCTCCTATTAACCTACCAGAAAAAATCATGTACCCGATGGATGCAGAAACGTGGGGAGAAATTCTAGAAGCAGAACTGAAAAGATGCAAAAATCACAAAGATCTCATAGTTTTGAGAGTTTAA